One region of Pygocentrus nattereri isolate fPygNat1 chromosome 14, fPygNat1.pri, whole genome shotgun sequence genomic DNA includes:
- the dnaja3a gene encoding dnaJ heat shock protein family (Hsp40) member A3a: protein MMASSTACCSARWFTVAVFSCHRRSCSALTLCPNGSSRPVSKFGIRRFWAGGGTMLGGAQKAVTLRGLSVGSSLHVISKLSFHTSAPASNKQDFYQILGVPRTASQKEIKKAYYQMAKKYHPDTNKDDPQAKEKFAQLAEAYEVLIDEVKRRQYDTYGSAGFEAGQAGAGAGQHYWSGGASVDPEELFRKIFGEFSGGQGFGDFSSIFGQPQEFVMELTFTQAAKGVNKEITVNIDGTCQRCDGKGHEPGSKIQHCHQCNGTGMETVNTGPFVMRSTCRRCGGRGSVITSPCVACRGTGQTKQRRTVVVPVPAGIEDGQTVRMPVGNKEIFITFRVQKSPVFRREGADIHSDVSISVAQAMLGGTVRAQGLYETINLAIPAGVQADQRIRLSGKGIPRVSGYGYGDHYIHVKIRVPKMLTDRQRALIMSYAEDESDVEGTVNGVTTTTTGKRYTGN from the exons ATGATGGCGTCTTCTACTGCTTGTTGCTCAGCACGCTGGTTCACAGTGGCCGTGTTCTCATGTCATCGGCGGAGTTGTTCCGCTCTTACCTTATGTCCCAATGGAAGCAGTCGACCTGTCTCCAAATTCGGGATTCGAAGGTTCTGGGCCGGAGGTGGCACGATGCTCGGAGGAGCGCAGAAAGCCGTGACATTGAGAGGGCTTTCAG tTGGGAGTTCTCTTCATGTCATTTCCAAGCTGTCTTTCCACACTAGTGCTCCTGCCAGTAATAAACAGGACTTCTACCAGATCCTTGGTGTGCCACGCACAGCTTCCCAAAAAGAAATTAAGAAAGCCTATTACCAA ATGGCAAAGAAGTATCATCCAGACACAAACAAAGATGACCCTCAGGCCAAAGAGAAGTTTGCACAGCTGGCTGAAGCCTATGAG GTTCTCATTGATGAAGTGAAGAGGAGGCAATATGACACATATGGGTCAGCAGGGTTTGAGGCAGGCCAGGCAGGAGCTGGAGCCGGTCAGCATTACTGGAGTGGAGGGGCCAGTGTGGACCCAGAAGAGCTCTTTCGCAAAATCTTTGGGGAGTTTTCTGGTGGTCAAGGCTTTGGGGACTTCAGCAGCATCTTTGGTCAGCCTCAGGAG TTTGTCATGGAGCTGACTTTCACCCAGGCTGCCAAAGGTGTGAATAAGGAAATTACAGTCAACATTGATGGCACCTGCCAGCGTTGTGATGGGAAAGGCCATGAGCCTGGCTCCAAGATCCAGCACTGCCACCAGTGCAATGGGACTGGAATG gAGACCGTGAACACGGGACCCTTTGTAATGCGCTCTACCTGCCGCCGGTGTGGTGGCCGCGGCTCAGTAATCACCTCACCCTGTGTGGCATGTCGTGGGACAGGCCAGACCAAGCAGAGACGCACTGTTGTGGTACCTGTGCCTGCTG GTATTGAGGATGGACAGACTGTTAGGATGCCAGTGGGAAATAAAGAAATCTTCATTACGTTTAGG GTCCAGAAAAGTCCtgtgtttaggagagaaggggCAGATATCCATTCAGATGTTTCAATCTCTGTGGCTCAGGCTATGCTGGGAGGGACAGTCAGAGCACAAGGACTCTATGAAACTATCAACCTTGCT ATCCCAGCTGGTGTTCAGGCAGACCAGAGAATTAGGCTTTCTGGAAAGGGAATACCACGAGTCAGTGGCTATGGTTATGGGGATCATTACATCCACGTTAAGATTCGAGTCCCCAA AATGCTGACTGATAGACAGCGTGCCCTTATTATGAGCTATGCAGAAGATGAATCAGATGTGGAAGGGACTGTTAATGGtgttaccactactactacag GTAAAAGATATACAGGAAACTAG
- the LOC108431930 gene encoding heme oxygenase 2 isoform X2, protein MSEMSAVKTEHSGTSAANGSGLVYEDKEGNDNVRPEDLSEMLAAGTKEVHEKAENTQFVKDFLRGRIRKELFKLGAVALYYTYTAMEAEIERNKDHPNFAPLYFPNELHRHEALAQDLEYFYGEDWRNQISCSPATQHYVDRIHEVGRDDPVLLVAHAYTRYMGDLSGGQVLKKVAQRALKLPPTGEGLKFYQFDGIHSAKAFKQLYRSRMNELELDTDTKERIVKEAILAFQFNMEVFQELEEIGKTIQDDVLDAGPIHGDMQGDISKCPYYAAKMAASGGSTYVCQMAIAFLRNPTGQVLLAAWIAALAGLAAWYLI, encoded by the exons ATGTCAGAGATGTCTGCAGTGAAGACAGAACACTCTGGAACAAGTGCAGCAAATGGTAGTGGCCTTGTATATGAGGACAAAGAGGGAAATGACAATGTGAg ACCTGAAGATCTTTCTGAGATGTTGGCAGCAGGTACCAAAGAAGTTCACGAGAaggctgaaaacacacagtttgTCAAAGATTTCCTTCGGGGGCGCATACGCAAGGAGCTCTTTAAG CTTGGGGCAGTGGCCCTGTACTACACTTACACAGCCATGGAAGCAGAGATTGAAAGGAACAAGGATCACCCCAACTTTGCCCCACTCTACTTTCCCAATGAGCTGCATCGCCATGAGGCATTGGCCCAGGACCTGGAGTATTTCTATGGGGAGGACTGGCGGAACCAGATCAGCTGTTCCCCAGCCACACAGCACTATGTGGACCGCATTCATGAAGTCGGGCGAGATGACCCTGTCTTGCTGGTGGCCCATGCTTATACTCGCTATATGGGTGACCTCTCAGGGGGTCAGGTGTTGAAAAAGGTGGCACAGCGTGCCCTAAAGTTGCCACCTACTGGGGAAGGGCTCAAGTTCTACCAATTTGATGGCATCCACAGTGCTAAGGCATTCAAACAGCTGTACCGGAGCCGCATGAATGAACTGGAGCTGGACACTGACACGAAGGAGAGGATTGTTAAGGAGGCCATTTTGGCTTTCCAGTTCAACATGGAG GTTTTCCAGGAGCTGGAGGAGATTGGAAAAACTATTCAGGACGATGTTTTAGATGCAGGTCCAATCCATGGTGACATGCAAGGAGACATTAGCAAATGCCCTTACTATGCTGCCAAGATGG CTGCCAGTGGAGGATCAACATATGTTTGTCAAATGGCCATAGCCTTCCTCAGAAACCCCACAGGTCAAGTTCTGTTGGCTGCATGGATTGCTGCACTTGCTGGATTGGCTGCCTGGTACCTCAtttga